In the genome of Planctomycetota bacterium, one region contains:
- a CDS encoding CHAD domain-containing protein: MVAVTLSPSEPLESSVRRAIDVLLGDAEERLRLPGEAGLDKAIHESRKRIKEVRGLLRLFRTSLLDDAGEPVRPWANDLLRSAAQPLGPAREAAVARQTLDSLSLSGNELVDRAADRHSAALAGDAPDAATDAATAVARVRSASAGWHLKADDFTAIRPGLRRLYGLGQLAMARAFRAEGEPEAWHDWRKRAKDLRYAMEFLEPAAPELLLPLRQMAKAVTDQLGRDHDLAELAEFAWVEGQHDVAAAAEAARVADHRAIERSGQLLWAEKPKAFVERIGAYWSTKTTVSTS, translated from the coding sequence TTGGTCGCTGTTACCCTGTCACCTTCGGAGCCACTCGAATCGTCGGTCCGCCGGGCGATCGATGTGTTGCTGGGCGACGCAGAAGAGCGGCTGCGTCTTCCGGGCGAGGCGGGGCTCGACAAGGCGATCCACGAGTCGCGGAAACGCATCAAGGAAGTGCGTGGCCTACTCCGTCTGTTCCGCACGTCGCTCCTCGACGACGCTGGCGAACCCGTCCGGCCGTGGGCGAATGATCTGCTGCGGTCGGCCGCCCAGCCGCTGGGTCCGGCGCGGGAGGCGGCGGTAGCGAGGCAGACGTTGGACTCTCTGTCTCTTTCAGGAAACGAGCTCGTCGACCGGGCGGCCGACCGGCATTCGGCAGCGCTTGCGGGTGACGCACCGGACGCGGCCACCGATGCCGCGACGGCCGTCGCGCGCGTGCGATCGGCCTCTGCGGGTTGGCACCTCAAGGCCGACGACTTCACTGCGATCAGGCCGGGCCTGCGTCGGCTGTACGGCCTAGGGCAGCTGGCGATGGCGCGTGCGTTTCGTGCCGAGGGCGAGCCGGAGGCCTGGCACGACTGGCGCAAGCGGGCCAAAGACCTGCGGTATGCGATGGAGTTCCTCGAGCCGGCTGCGCCGGAGCTGTTGTTGCCGCTGCGGCAGATGGCCAAGGCAGTAACGGATCAGCTCGGCCGGGACCACGATTTGGCGGAACTGGCCGAGTTTGCGTGGGTCGAGGGGCAACACGACGTCGCCGCCGCCGCCGAGGCGGCGCGGGTGGCGGACCATCGAGCAATCGAACGCTCGGGGCAGCTGCTCTGGGCAGAAAAGCCAAAGGCATTCGTCGAGCGGATCGGGGCATATTGGTCGACCAAGACGACCGTGTCGACAAGCTAG